The window ATCAAGGATTTGTCGAGTGCGTCCAAGAATTTTTACCGAAAGCTTGGGCTTGTTGAAGTAACGAACATCGCTCGACTTAGATTTTGGGTTGGATTGGCGGTTATTGCCGACTTAGGTTGCTAACGTAGTAGGGGAAAATGACCAAATAATTCGTAATTCGTAATTTCAGGTCAGACGATTCGCTACTTCCCGCCTAAAATCTTGACAAAACCACACATGAGTTTGCGATTTTGTCAAGTCTTTCGGCTGGATGGCCTCTCGATGAATTAATGAGGTTAGGGCGTTTTATTGATAGCGCTCGACCAAACCTTCTAATCCGCCGGAGTATCCTTCGCCCACTGCCGTCATCGACCAACTCGAACCCGCACGCTTAAACTTCGCCATCACCACTGCTGTTTCGTTCGAGAATTGCGCGTCGAGATCGTAGCGTAAAACTTCTTCGCGCGTGGCGATATTCACTAAGCGCACGTAAGCTTCGCTCACCATCCCAAAATTCTGACCTCGCGCTGTCGCTTCATGGATGGTAATGCAAACCAAAATTTCTTCAACGGCAGGGTCTACTTTACGCAGATCCATGATAATTGCTTCGTCGTCGCCGTCACCTTCGCCAGTGCGATTATCGCCGGTGAGTTCCAAAGCGGGAGAGGATTCCGGCGATCGCTTCTGATTGTAAAAAACGAAATGTTTATCGGATACTAAATGCCCGTTACTTCCCAACATCATCACGGATACATCAAGGTCAAACGATGCACCGTCGCTGCCTACATCCCATCCCAAACCGGCAAAAGCGGCATCTAAATTCGGTAGGACTTTTTCTAAGCTAATCGTACTTCCTTTACTGAGATTAATCGCCATAAAGTCGCTTTCCTCCGTTAATTCTTAATGATAACCAATATAACAATATCGAATCAGTCGTGCGATTTATCCAATTCTTAATTGTCAATTTTTACTTTTTAGGGTTTAGCAAAAATAGTAGCTTCTAGGTCGCGGATAGCTTGCTCGAAGTCGTCGTTAATAACCAGAACGTCAAACTCTTTGCCGGTGTCGATTTCGGTTTTGGCTCGTTCGAGGCGCTTGAGAATAGCAGCTTCGGAATCCGTACCGCGATCGCGCAATCGACGTTCTAACTCTTCGAGTGAGGGGGGCAAAATAAAAATCCGCAGCGCTTTAGGAAAAGTTATGTAAATCTGTTTCGCTCCTACGATTTCAATCTCCAGTAAGATTTGCTGTCCGAGAGCGATCTTTTCTTCAACCAAAGCGCGCGGCGTACCGTAATAATTCCCCGCATACTCCGCCCATTCCAAAAATTGTCCGTTCGCGATCGCCTCACAGAAGCGATCGCGCGATAGGAAATAGTAATCTTTCCCTTCTACTTCCCCAACACGGGGATCCCGAGTTGTTGCCGATACAGAAAGGTTTAATTCAGGATGACGGGAGAGTAGCGATCGCACTAAGGTTCCTTTCCCAACACCACTCGGCCCGGTAATAACAATGAGGCGGCCAGTTTGCATGAAATGCAGTAGATGCTTTAATGAGTGCTATTAGAATCTTTGCTGACAACAAATCGATTCGCAACAGTTTCCGGTTGTATTGCCGACAGCACGACGTGGCTGGAGTCAGTAATAATCACCGCTCGAGTCCGACGGCCGTAAGTTGCATCAATGAGTTGTCCGCGCTCGCGAGCTTCAGAGATCGTGCGCTTGATCGGAGCCGATTCTGGGCTGACAATCGCGACAATGCGGTTGGCAGAGACTATATTCCCGAAACCGATATTGATGAGTTGAATGTCCATAAATAATGTTCGAGTTATGGGGCGAACGCCTAAAGAACCGTAATTTCCATATTATCGACAAATATTCAGCACTACAATGCTAAAAATCACTAAAATCAGGGTTATTTTACAGTCACGTTCGATATTTATCTGATTTATAGCTCAGATTCCGTTAAGCGTCTTCGCTCGTAAGAAAGATATTTTTTAAGCTCTTCTTTACTATTTAAGATAGCGCGTTTAACCCGCTCGATCCGCTTCTGCGTCAATTCTAATGCAACCTGTTGATTTCACCACTCTGACGGCGACCGTTGCCGAACTCCGTTCTGGCTGGCTGCCCGCACGCATCGAACAAGTTTATCAGCGCGATCGCACCACCCTCGCCCTCGCCCTCCGCACCCTCAACGGTCGCGACTGGCTGACGTTGTGCTGGCATCCCCAAGCCGCGCGCCTCTGCATTGGCACTCCGCCACCGCGCCTCCCCGATACCTTCACCTTCAGCGACCAATTGCGACACCAACTCAATGGTTTAGCCCTCGCTCGCATCGACGCGATCGCGCCTTGGGAAAGAGTTCTCGATTTGCAATTCGCCCAACGTCCCGGCGAACCCGCGCTCTGGCATCTCTACGTGGAGATTATGGGCAAGTATAGCAACGTCATCCTCACCGACGCAAACCGCCAAATTGTAACCTGCGCTTACCAGGTGAGCGATCGCCAGTCCAGCTATCGCACCGTACAAACCGGACAACCTTACGAACTACCGCCGCCCCTCGTCGCTGCTACGCCCCACGCCGACGAACCCCAAGCCCGCTGGCAAGAACGCATTGCCCTGATTCCCGGTTCCCTAGAGCGCCAACTCCTAAAAAGCTATCGCGGTTTGAGTCCGACAGTTGTCAAACAACTCATCGCCGCCGCCGGACTCGCGCCTCAACAAAGCACCGAGACACTCGCGCAAAGCGATTGGCAGCACTTATTTCAACGCTGGCAAGAATGGTGCGAGGTACTCGCAACGGAAACTTTTTATCCCGGTTGGACGGAAAATGGCTATACCGTTCTTCCTTGGGGAGAATCGCGCCCCGAAAAAAACGTTCAAACCCTACTCGATCGCTACTATACCCAACAACTCGCCCGTCAAAGTTTCCAACAACTGCACCATCAACTCGCCCAAAAACTCAACTCTCTGCTCTCGAAATTGCGTGTTAAAGCGACAACATTTCGCGATCGCCTCAATAGCTCCGACGCAGCCGAAACCTATCGCGATCGCGCCGATCTGCTCATGGCGCACTTACATCTATGGCAACCGGGACTAAAAGTGATGACCATTGAGGACTTTACCACCTGCGAACCCGTCGCTATTACCCTCAACCCCGAAAAAAATGCCGTCCAAAACGCCCAAGCTCTTTACAAACAGTACCAAAAGCTCAAACGCGCCCGTTTTGCCGTCGAGCCGCTTCTGCAAGCCGTTAGCGAAGAAATCGACTATTTGGAACAAGTAGAAACGGCTTTGAATGCGCTCGATAATTATGCCGCTGACGACGATCTCGCTGCCTTAGAAGAGATTCGCGAAGAGTTAATCGTGCAGGGGTACTTAGAAGCAACGAAAGACCGCAACCGCAGCGAAAATAACGAATCGCAACCCTATCGGTATGTTTCGCCTTCGGGTTTTGAAGTCTGGGTGGGGCGCAATAATCGCCAAAACGACCAACTGACGTTTCGTACTGCCGGAGAGTACGATTTGTGGTTTCACGCCCAAGAAATTGCCGGTTCTCACGTTTTGCTGCGCTTGCTTCCCGGTGCGGCGGCGGAGGAAGCCGATTTGCAGTTTGCAGCAGATTTAGCCGCTCATTATAGTCGCGGACGGGCGAGCGATCGCGTCCCAGTTATTTATACTCAACCGAAGTACGTTTATAAGCCCAAGGGAGCTAAACCGGGGATTGCCGTATACAAGCAAGAACGGGTGATTTGGGGAAGTGCGGCAAGAATTCAAACTCTGTTAGTTAGCGAGCCACTCAGTTTCGGTTGACACTTCCCGCTCTGTCATAGACGGGGATTCTTTCATCACAGGGAGTCTAATGACTTTACCCTCTGAAAGCATCTTGACGGTATGCCCTACCGCTGCGAGTCCACGTTGAGCTACCACTTGATTTGAGGAAAGCAGACGACTTACACAGCGGTCTGGGTGGTTTATGATGAAATGCAGACCCCGAAAACCCCAATTCAATTTGTCACCATCCCCACTGTTAGGAGGACTATCTAACATTGTCTCGCCGCTATCTTTTTACTTCCGAATCAGTTACAGAAGGTCATCCCGATAAAATTTGCGATCGCATCTCCGACGCAATTCTCGATGCCCTTTTAACCGAAGATCCCTACAGTCGCGTTGCTGCTGAGGTCGTTGTCAATACCGGTCTCGTGTTAATTACTGGGGAAATTACCTCGAAAGCACAGATTAATTATGTCAATGTAGCGCGCAATGTCATTGCGGAAATTGGCTATACAGATGCCAATAATGGTTTTGCTGCTAACAGTTGTTCTGTTCTCGTCGCTTTAGACGAGCAATCGCCGGACATCGCGCAAGGCGTGACGGAAGCGCAGGAAAAACGCGATGCAACGAGCGATGACAAACTGGATAAAATTGGTGCAGGCGACCAAGGTTTGATGTTTGGTTTTGCCTGTAATGAAACGCCGGAATTGATGCCCCTGCCGATCAGTCTCGCCCACCGGATTTCGCGTCAATTAGCAGCGGTGCGGAAATCGGGAGAACTGCCTTATTTGGGCCCCGATGGCAAAACACAGGTTAGCGTCATTTATGAAGACGGCAAACCCGTGGGTATCGATACGATTTTAATCTCTACTCAACATTCGGAAGCGATCGGCGAATTAACAGAAAATTCGGCGATTCAAGAGAAGATTAAAGCAGATCTTGAAGAATTCGTTGTCAAGCCCGTTTTTGCCGATATTAACGTTAAACCTGACGAAAATACGCGCTTTTTAGTCAATCCCACGGGAAAATTTGTCATCGGCGGACCGCAAGGCGATTCCGGTTTAACGGGTCGTAAAATTATCGTCGATACCTACGGCGGTTATTCTCGTCATGGCGGCGGTGCATTTTCGGGGAAAGATCCAACTAAGGTAGACCGTTCTGCGGCTTATGCTTGTCGCCACGTCGCTAAAAATATCGTTGCTGCTGGCTTGGCGGATAAGTGCGAGGTTCAGGTGAGTTACGCGATTGGGGTAGCCCGCCCGACCAGTATTTTTATCGAAACCTTCGGCACGGGCAAAGTAGATGATGAAGTGTTGTTGAAGCTAGTACAGGAGCATTTTGAATTGCGTCCTGCCGGTATCATCGAAACGTTTAATCTACGCCATCTCCCGGCGGAACGAGGCGGTCGTTTTTACCAAAATGTTGCGGCTTACGGTCATTTGGGCCGTACCGATTTAGATTTACCTTGGGAACAACTCGATCGCGTCGAACTTTTGAAAGAAGCTGCCCAGCAGTAAAAACAACGCGATTTTAAAGCGACGGGCGAAAGGTCGGCATTGCCAACTTTTTGCCCTTTTTATACCAATTCTCCGAGTTCGGACGACACATTTTGAAACTGAAACCCCTAATATATCTAGGTTTCTGAATTTTTAATTTTGAATTTTGAATTGGTATTACGGTGTCGCTTGCTGTCGCTGGCGAACGATATCGAGATTGCGCCGTGCCAAGCTATTATTCGGATCGAGTTCCAGTGCGCGGCTAAAAGCAGTCTCGGCTTCAGCGTTGCGCCCCAAATCCAGGAGAACTACGCCGCGATTGTTCCAAGCGAGGGCGTAATCGGGCTGGCTTTCGAGGGCGAGATCGTAAGCAGCGAGGGCTTCTTGGTAGCGTCGCAGGCGGCGCAGGGCCACGCCTTGATTCATCAGCGCTCGGGCGGGGCTAGCCTGTCCCCAGCGTCCGTCCCCTTTGAGGGCGCGATCGCAGCTTTCAACGGCCTCGGGATACCGTTCGAGGGCAATGAGTACGACGCAGCGGTTGTAGAGGGCGAGAGTATAAGCTGGAGCGAGGGCAATCGCGCGATCGTGGGATTCGAGCGCTTCGGCCGTTCGTTTCAATTGCTCGTGCAAAATCGCACCCCGAATCGTCCAAAGGGAAGCATCGTTCGGGGCGAGAGTAAGGGCGCGATCGCACGCATTTAGCGCTTCTAAGCCCGAACCTTCGTAACAGGAATCGGGGGCGGGAGTTGGCTCGGTGGTCGCCGCAGGAGGCATTGGAGCGCCATTATCCGCTGCTTTTACCGCAGCGATCGTCCCCAAACTCGTGCCGCCCAGAATTAGAAGAAAAGCAAGAAATTGTTGCACCATCGGAGTTGTGTTGCCTTGAATGCAGAGTTATCTAAGCGGGAAAAGACGTATTTTCCCGACCAAGGTTGCACCCCGACTCCGGTATTGCTAGCGATTTTATCGATTGCTGCTGGTCAGTTCCTCCACTAAAGCGACAACCGCACTGCGACTGAGTTTTTCGTGACCTTCTGCTA is drawn from Oscillatoria sp. FACHB-1406 and contains these coding sequences:
- a CDS encoding TerD family protein; this translates as MAINLSKGSTISLEKVLPNLDAAFAGLGWDVGSDGASFDLDVSVMMLGSNGHLVSDKHFVFYNQKRSPESSPALELTGDNRTGEGDGDDEAIIMDLRKVDPAVEEILVCITIHEATARGQNFGMVSEAYVRLVNIATREEVLRYDLDAQFSNETAVVMAKFKRAGSSWSMTAVGEGYSGGLEGLVERYQ
- the gmk gene encoding guanylate kinase, coding for MQTGRLIVITGPSGVGKGTLVRSLLSRHPELNLSVSATTRDPRVGEVEGKDYYFLSRDRFCEAIANGQFLEWAEYAGNYYGTPRALVEEKIALGQQILLEIEIVGAKQIYITFPKALRIFILPPSLEELERRLRDRGTDSEAAILKRLERAKTEIDTGKEFDVLVINDDFEQAIRDLEATIFAKP
- a CDS encoding DUF370 domain-containing protein, producing MDIQLINIGFGNIVSANRIVAIVSPESAPIKRTISEARERGQLIDATYGRRTRAVIITDSSHVVLSAIQPETVANRFVVSKDSNSTH
- a CDS encoding NFACT family protein — translated: MQPVDFTTLTATVAELRSGWLPARIEQVYQRDRTTLALALRTLNGRDWLTLCWHPQAARLCIGTPPPRLPDTFTFSDQLRHQLNGLALARIDAIAPWERVLDLQFAQRPGEPALWHLYVEIMGKYSNVILTDANRQIVTCAYQVSDRQSSYRTVQTGQPYELPPPLVAATPHADEPQARWQERIALIPGSLERQLLKSYRGLSPTVVKQLIAAAGLAPQQSTETLAQSDWQHLFQRWQEWCEVLATETFYPGWTENGYTVLPWGESRPEKNVQTLLDRYYTQQLARQSFQQLHHQLAQKLNSLLSKLRVKATTFRDRLNSSDAAETYRDRADLLMAHLHLWQPGLKVMTIEDFTTCEPVAITLNPEKNAVQNAQALYKQYQKLKRARFAVEPLLQAVSEEIDYLEQVETALNALDNYAADDDLAALEEIREELIVQGYLEATKDRNRSENNESQPYRYVSPSGFEVWVGRNNRQNDQLTFRTAGEYDLWFHAQEIAGSHVLLRLLPGAAAEEADLQFAADLAAHYSRGRASDRVPVIYTQPKYVYKPKGAKPGIAVYKQERVIWGSAARIQTLLVSEPLSFG
- the metK gene encoding methionine adenosyltransferase, which produces MSRRYLFTSESVTEGHPDKICDRISDAILDALLTEDPYSRVAAEVVVNTGLVLITGEITSKAQINYVNVARNVIAEIGYTDANNGFAANSCSVLVALDEQSPDIAQGVTEAQEKRDATSDDKLDKIGAGDQGLMFGFACNETPELMPLPISLAHRISRQLAAVRKSGELPYLGPDGKTQVSVIYEDGKPVGIDTILISTQHSEAIGELTENSAIQEKIKADLEEFVVKPVFADINVKPDENTRFLVNPTGKFVIGGPQGDSGLTGRKIIVDTYGGYSRHGGGAFSGKDPTKVDRSAAYACRHVAKNIVAAGLADKCEVQVSYAIGVARPTSIFIETFGTGKVDDEVLLKLVQEHFELRPAGIIETFNLRHLPAERGGRFYQNVAAYGHLGRTDLDLPWEQLDRVELLKEAAQQ
- a CDS encoding tetratricopeptide repeat protein — protein: MVQQFLAFLLILGGTSLGTIAAVKAADNGAPMPPAATTEPTPAPDSCYEGSGLEALNACDRALTLAPNDASLWTIRGAILHEQLKRTAEALESHDRAIALAPAYTLALYNRCVVLIALERYPEAVESCDRALKGDGRWGQASPARALMNQGVALRRLRRYQEALAAYDLALESQPDYALAWNNRGVVLLDLGRNAEAETAFSRALELDPNNSLARRNLDIVRQRQQATP